The following nucleotide sequence is from Pseudomonas sessilinigenes.
CGCCATGGCCCAGCTGGACAACCTGCGTACGAGCCTGACCAACCCGGCCACTGGCTTGAGTCGCGAAATCGTGGTGGGCTCCGATGGCCGCGCCAGCTTCCCGCTGCTGGGCAGCCTGTCCTTGCAGGGCAAGAGCCTGAGCGAGCTGCAAACCCTGATCAACCAGCGCTACGCCAAGGAAGTCGGTGCGGTGAGCGTCGACGTACTGCTCAAGACCACCGCCGCCAACGAGGTCTTCGTCATGGGTGAAGTCGGCCAGCCGGGCGCTTACCCGGTACGCCGGCCGATTTCGGTGCTCGAGGCCCTGACCCTGGCCAAGGGCGCCGGCCCCACCGCGCGCCTGGACTCGGTAGTGATCCTGCGGCGCAAGGGCAGCGAAGTCGAGGCCCGGGTCTACGACGCCGACGCGGCGCTGGATGGCAAGGCCCTGCAGTTCGCCTACCTGCAGCCGGACGACATGCTCTACGTGCCCAAGACCCGCCTGGCCAAGGCCGGTGCACTGAGCAAGCAGTTGGCGGACGTGATCATGTTCCAGGGTGTCGGCTTCAGCTTCGGCTACCGCGTCGACAACAAAGAATCGAATAACAACTGAGTTCGCCTCGATGACCAAGATCGAAAACTACCTGCACGAGTTCCTCCTCGTGTTCTTCGTCAATCGGCGCCTGATCAAGCGGGTATTCCTGGGCTTCGCCCTGCTCGCTCTGTTGCTGCCGCTGGTGCTCAAGCAGAGCTTCGAGATCACTGCCGAAGTCATCGTGCAGTCCAAGAAGCTGTCGCAGACCGACGCCAACACCGTGCTCGCCCCGGATGCCGACAAGTTCATCCCGCCTTCGCTGGCGGATATGGAGACCGAGAGCAATATCCTGCGCTCGCCGACCCTGATCCGCGACACCATCGACCAACTGCGTCGCGAGGGCCAGTTCAGTGGCAGCGAAGGCCTGTTGAGCAAGCTGGTGCTCAAGCCGATCCGCAGCATCCTGGTGGACCCGCTGCGCAACTATGTGATCAATCCGGCCCGCGGTTTCTTCGGCCTGGCAGTGGACCCGGTACGCGATACCAGCCTGGACGCCTTCACCGACCAGGCGGTCAAGGATCTGAAGATCGGCACCCTGCCCGGCTCCAACGTGATCTCCATCGTCTATAGCAGCCCGTCCGCCGCCGAGGGCACGCGCTTTGTCGAGCGCCTGCTGGCCAACTACCTCAAGAGCCGCCAGGACCTGCAATCCAATGAACTGCCCGAGGCCTTCTACGAACAGAAGAAGGCCCAGTACCAGTCACGCCTCGACGATCTGGAGGGCAAGCGCCAGGCATTGCTGGAAGCAGCCCATGCCTCCGATCCCAAGGAGGAGATCACCTTCCGCCTCAATGCCATCAACACCGAGGAGCAGTCGCTCAACGGCTACCGTGACCAGGCCCTGGAAAGCCAGCGCCGCCTGGACTACCTGCAGAAAAGCCTGGACGCTGCACGCAAGGCCGGCCTGACCGACTACACCTTTCCCTTCGCCTTCGCCAACACCGTGGACAACGTTGCCTACGAAGACCGCGAGATCAAGCACCTGGGCGAGCAGTTGACCAACCTGGTGAGCCAGTACGGCACCACCGCCGATACCTACCGCGCCGACAGCGTGCCAATGCAGCAACAGCGCGAGCAGATCGTCCGGGCCCGGGCGCAGTTCCTCAAGGTCGTGGAGAACCGCGTCCGCGAACGCAGCAGCGAATTGCAGATCACCCAGTCGGTGATCGCCCAGAAAACCACGCGGATCAACGACTACAAGACCCGTGTGCGCGACCTGCAGGAAGTGCTGAGCAAGCTGCGCCAGCTGGACACCGAGATCGATGCCCTGCACAAGGCCTTCTTCACCTACACCCAGCGCTATGAAGAGAGCCGCGGCGAGCGCCTGATCAGCGGCGAGCTGTCCAATGCGCGAGTCCTGAGCCAGCCCTACGAACCCAGCGAAGCGGCTTTCCCCAAACCGATGCTGATCATCCCCCTGGGTCTTTTGACCGGGCTGCTCCTGGCCATCGCCCTGGGTTATGTCTATGAGTTCTTCGACCATCGCTTCAAGCATCCGGCCCAGGTCAGCGACCATCTCGGCCTGCCCGTGCTGATGGTGCTCAACGCGGTCGAAACCCCGCAGCTCAACCCCTACCCACGCTGGACCTGGCGCTGGGCCTGGCATTGGGCCAAACAGTGAACGACTTGAGCATGGCCGCGCAGCCTATCGTGCATCTGATCCACAGCGGTGGCTTCTATGGCGCCGAGCGCATGTTGCTGGATCACTGCCTGATCACCCCGGGCGAGCATCGGGTGGTGTTCATCGATGCTCCGCTGGCGTTGCTGCAGCGTTTTGCCGAGGCCGGCGTGCCCAGCCACAATTGCCGGAGCCTGAAGGAGCTGCTGGCCCATCTGCGCCAGCAGCCCGGGCTGCTCAATGCCCACAACTTCAAGGCCCAGGTGTTCGCCTGGGCCTGTGCCAGGCGCCTGCAACTGCCGCTGGTAATGACCCAGCACGGTTTCACCCCGCGCAGCCTGAAGCAGAAGCTCTATACCTGGACCAGCCTGCGCCTGTGTCGCAGCAGCCACGTACGCCGGGTGGTGTGCGTCGCCCAGAGTATCGCCCGCCTGCATCTGCAGGCAGGCGTCGCCGAAGCCAAGCTGCTGGTGATTCCCAACGGCCTGCCGGAACCGGCCCCGGCCATCGCCACGGGCAACCAGGCTCCGCCCCTGCATGACGCTCCGGTGCGGCGCGACGAGCAGGAACCCCTGGTGGGTTTCGTTGGGCGCCTGAGCGGGGAAAAAGGCCCGGATCTGTTTCTCGATGCCTTGATCGGCCTGTGCCAGCAACGCCCCTCCCTCAAGGCGGTGCTCCTGGGCGATGGCGAGCAGAACGCGATCCTGCGCCAGCGCATCGAGGCCGCCGGCTTGTCCCTGCGTATCCTGCTACCGGGCTACCAGAGCAATATGCAGCCCTGGCTCAAGCGCCTCAACGTGCTGGTGATCAGCTCACGCACCGAAGGCACGCCGATGATCCTGCTCGAAGCCATGCAGGTCGGGACTCCGGTAGCGGCCTTTGCCGTCGGCGGCATTCCCGATGTCCTGCAGCATCGGCACAACGGCCTGCTGGCCACGCCCCTGGACAGCGAGGAACTGGCCCGCTGCATCGGCGAGTTGCTGGACGATCCAATCCAGGCCCGGAGCCTGGCCGAGGCGGCTCGTGTCACCCAGCGCCAGCACCATCACCTGCCCACCCTGGCCAAGCGCTGGGATGAGCTGTACCGCGTTGCCAGAGAGACTACCCCGGTATGATCGCCGCACCTTTTCTCGGTTTGCTCCTGGGCCTGGCCGGCCTGGCCTTGCTTGCCAGCCCGTGGCCATTCCTGGCACCACTGGTGGTGGTCGGGATGTTCGGCCTGGCCCTGCTCTATCGTCGTCCGGCCTGGGGCCTGCTGGGGATCTGCGCACTGGTGCCTTTCGAGGGGCTGTTCAAGGACAGTGCTTTTTCCGGGGCCAAGCTGCTGGGCGCCTCGCTGATCCTGATCATGCTGTTCAAGCTGTTGTTGCGGCAGATCCCCGAGACCCGCCTGGGCAGCAACCTGTGGCGCGCCCTGGGGCCGTTCCTGCTGTGCCTGCTCTTGAGCCTGATGTACAGCGAGAACCTGGCCGTCTCCCTGGACAGCCTGCGAGAGCTGGCCGTGGGCCTGGTGCTGTTCTTCGTGACCTTGCTGATTGCCCGTGAGATCAACCTGCTGATGCTCTGCCGCCTGTTGGCGGTCAGCGTGGCCATTACCTGCGTGATCGCGCTGGTTTCCGCCAAGTACCAGGTGGGCGGCCGGGCCATCGGCCTGCTGCAGGACGCCAACTACTTTGCCCTGCTGATCGCCATGGCCGTGCCACCGGCGATCCTGCTCGCCTTGCGTTCGCCCCACTGGCTGGAGCGCCTGTTCTGGGTGGCCATCAGCCTGACCCTGATGGCTGGGATGACCAAGACCGACTCGCGCTCCGGCCTGCTGGTGGTGCTGTTCACCATCGCCATCGGGGCCTGGCATTACCGCGACCGCCTCAAGCGCCTGCGGCCCAAGCACCTGGGCTTCGCCATGTTCGCCGTGGCGATCGTCGTGCCCCTGGGTATCGCCGCGCTGCCGGCCGACTATGTGGCGCGGATCAAGTCCCTGGGCATGCTCAAGTCCGGTTCGCACTCGGCGGACACCTCCCTGGGTCGTCGGACCTCCTACCTGGTGGTCGGTAGCCAGATGATCCGCGAGAACCCACTGCTGGGCTCAGGCCTGGGTACCTTCCCGATCCATTACGCGCAAACCGGCTTCGCCAGCAGTTTCTCGGAAAACCTCAACGAGCCGGACCTGTATCGCCGGGCCCACAACACCTATCTGGAACTGTTCAGCGAGCTGGGCATTCCCGGCGGCCTGAGCTTCGTGGCGCTGCTGCTCATGGGGCTGCGCAATTTCGAGCGCTCGCGCCAGGCGTTCCTCGCCCGGGGCGCCCGGGAGCAGGCCGACCTTGTCACGCACCTGGGGCTGAGCCTGTTGGCACTGGCGGTGTTCCTGCTGTTCCTCAGCGCACCGAACCACAAGTACCTGTGGATCTTCCTGGCCTTGTCCAGCGTGCTGCGGCGTGAGGCCGAGCAAGCGTGATGAGGCACCGTTACTCGGGGCGCGAGCGCCGCAAGAAAGTCGTCCTGGCGTCGCGACGCCAAGGCGAGCATGTCATCAGCGAGATCCTGCCAAGGGAGGCTGCAATGCAACGGATCAGCGTGATCGTGCCCATGTACAACGAGGCGCGACACATCGAGCGAACCCTGGGCAGCGTGTTGCGCGCCGCCCGGGCGGCCGACATGGACTGCGAGCTGATCGTGGTCGACAACGGCTCCACCGACCAGGGACCACAACGGGCCAGGGAACTGGGTGCCCAGGTCCTGCCATGCCCCGGGCTGAGCATCGGGGCCTTGCGCAATCGCGGCGCCGCCGTCGCCACTGGCGACTGCCTGGCCTTTCTCGATGCCGACATCGAAGTACCCGGCAACTGGCTGCAACTCTGGCAACGCAACCAGGCGCAGGCCGAGGTTTTCGCCCTGGATTGTGCCGCCCCTGCCAGCGCTCCCTGGTTCGCCCGGGCCTGGCAGCGACGCAGCCTGGCGGCCGGGGGCAAGGCTCGCCTGTTGCAGTGGATGCCTACGCCCAACCTTTGCCTGAAGCGCGAATGGTTCGAGCGTGTCGGCGGTTTCGACGAACAACTGCGTACCGGCGAGGACAAGGACTTCGGCCTGCGCCTGAACGCCGCCGGAGCACGGCAGTTGAGCCTGGCCCAGCCCCAGGTGCTGCACTGGGGGTTCGAAGCCAGCTGGAGCGAATGGGCCGCCAAGGAACGCTGGCGCCAGGGCAGCCATGTGCAATTGCTCAAGAGCGCCGGGCCGAGCCTGCGCCTGCTGCGCTTCCCACTGCTGTGCCTGGCGTGTGCCTTGTTCAGCCTGATGGCCGTGCTGGCGCTGCTGTTGGGCCAGGGGGGCGGCGCCTTGCTGTACCTGGCCTTGGCCGCGCTCGCGCCCCTGCTCCTGGCCCTGCGCCAGGGGTGGCGCCAGCGCGACCCGCTGTTTGTCCTGCAACTCTGGCTGCTGCACTGGGTGCGCCTGTACCTGGGGGCCTCGGCCCTGATCCAGGGTCTGTTCAACCGTTCTGTCAGGAGGCCCGACCGTGGCTAAGATTCTTTTCTGGCTTTGCCTGCTGTTGCCCTTCTATGCCTGGGTGGGTTATCCGCTGCTGCTGGGCCTGCTCAGCCTGTTCGTGCGCCCACGCCCTGCGATGCAGGGCCAGCCGCTATCGGTCAGCGTGATCATCGCCGCTCATAACGAAGGACCGCATATCCAGCACAAGCTCCAGACCCTGCTGCAACAGGATTACCCGGCCACCGACCTGCAGATCATCCTGGCCAGCGATGGCTCCAGCGACGAGACCGTGGCCATTGCCCTGGGCCTGCGCGACTCACGGGTCCTGGTGCTGGATCTGCCGCGGGTGGGCAAGGCCGGGGCCCTCAACGCCGCGGTAGAGTTGGCACGCAATGACATCCTGGTGTTCACCGATGCCGACAACCAGTGGTCCACCGACACCCTGGGCAAGCTCCTGGAGCCCCTGGCCGATCCGCAGGTAGGCGCCTGCGGTGGGCATATGATCATCCCCCGGCCCGGGCACAACCTGAGCCTGGGAGATAGCTTGTACCGGCATTACGAAGCCTGGTTGCGCCAGGCCGAGAATCGTACCGGCTGCATGGTTTCAGCCGACGGCGCGTTGCTGGCCCTGCGCCGGGAACTGTTCCAGCGGATTCCGGCCGAGGTCAACGATGACTTTTTCATCAGCACCTGCGCCCCGGTGGCGGGCAAGCGCATCGTCTATGTGGAGCAAGCCCAGGTGCTGGACCAGGGCGTGGATGAAGCCGACAAACAATACCGCCGACGCCTGCGGGTCACCGTGGGCGGCTTGCAGAGCCTGGCCCAGCGCCGGGAGCTGATGAATCCATGGCGCCACGGCGCCTATGCCATTGCCCTGATCAGCCACAAGCTGATCCGGCGCCTGGCACCGGTGTTGTTGTTGCCACTGTTGCTGAGCAACCTGTTGCTGTGGGACGCCGGCCCCTTCTATAGCGCGTTGCTGGTTGCCCAACTGGCGGGTTATGGCGCGGGCCTCCTGGGCTTGCTGGACTCGCGCGGACGCCTGCCCAAGGTGTTTCGCCTGGCCGGATTCATCCTGGTGACCCTGGCGGGCATGAGCATGGGCCTCTGGCAGTTCCTCCGCGGGCAGCGCTATGCCCTGTGGAACCCACAGCAGAATCGCTGAGGTGAAGGTGAAACTGATTTTCAAGCGCCTGCTGGGCAGTGCCTACCTGCACAGTGTCGGGCGCCGCCGCCTGAGCGATTGCTCGGTGATACTGATGCTGCACCGGGTGCTCGCCGATTCCACCGCGGCGAGCCTGCCCCACCGTGCGCCATTATGTGTCGGCCAGGCGCAATTCGAGCATTTGCTGCGCTGGTTGCGCCGGCATTTCGACTGTGTGCCGCTGCAGCAACTGCTGGAGCTGCCCGGTGGCGACCGCCCCCGGATAGCCCTGACCTTCGACGATGGCTGGCGCGACAACGCAGAAGTGGCCCACCCGCTGCTGGAGCGCTACGAAGTGCCGGCAAGCATCTTCCTGTCCACCGATTTCATCGGTCGCAGCCAGGGCTTCTGGTGGGAGTCCATTGGCGAGACCCTGTGGCAGCAACCCAACGCCAGCGCAAGCCAGCCACTGCTGGACTACCTGCGAATGTTGCAACTGCCCCCGCCCGCAGCCTTGCTGCAAACGGCCGCCAGCGTGGCTCGCAGTCGTGTCCTGGGTGGCTACCTGCAACGCCTCAAGCAACTGGACCCGGTCACCCTGCAAGCCCTGGCCGACAGTTGTCCGGCCGGCGCCGCGCCCCATGCCATGGACTGGAGCCAGGTCAAGCAGCTGGAACGTTCCGGGCTGGTGTCTTTCGGCCCCCACGGGGCCAGCCATGGCATTCTCACGCGTCTCGATCCGCTCGCCCTGCGCAGTGATCTGAAGCGCTCCCATGACGCGCTACGCAAGCATTGCCAGGCCCCCCTGGAGATCTACTGCTATCCCAATGGCGATCACAACCTGCAGGTGCGCAGCGCCGTCGCCGAGCTGGGCTATCGCTATGCCCTGGGCACCCAACCCGGCCTGATCGAGGCAGGTGACAACCCATGGCTGGCCCTGCCACGAATCGATGTCAGCCATGCCAGCGCCGCCCATCCGGGGCTCCTGGCCTGGCGCTTGCTGAAGGGGGCGCGGGCATGAGGCGTGGAGGCTACCTCTGGCACCTGGCCCTGAGCATGGGCACGCGCCTGGCGATGATCGGCCTGCGCCTGCTGCGCAACATACTCCTGGCGCGGCTACTGGGCCCGGCGGATCGCGGCCTGTTCGCCCTGCTCAGTACCCTGCCGGACCTGATCGCCGCGCTCACCAGCGGCGGTCTCAATACGGCAGTGGGGTATGACGCTGCGCGCCAGCGCCCCATGGCGCTGCTGCTGACCCAGGTCCTGGTCTACGGCTGCCTGCTGGCCAGCCTGCTGACCCTTGCCGCACTGGCCCTGATCAACACCCTGGGCAGCCAGTGGGAGCTGAGCCTGCAACTGGGGAGCCTGGCCTGGCTACTGCTGCTGGCGGTGCCGATCACGGTGCTCAAGAGCGGCCTGCTGACCCTGCACAACGCCGATGGCCGGGTCGAAGCCTTCAATGCCCTGCGGTTGCTGGAGTCCCTGGTGCCCTTGGTGTTGTTCGTCGGCCTGTGGTGGATCTGGCGCGACCAGCCGTTGTCCGCGGCGCTGGTCAGTTGGTTGGGGGGCACCCTGCTGGTGGTCGTGGTGGGCTGGTGCTGGCTGGCGCGCTTTCACGACCTGCGCTTGCGCTGGCAGTCCGGCGAACAAGGCCGGCTCCTGCGCTATAGCGCCCAGAGCCATCCCGGTGTCCTGGCCCAGCAGTTGATGCTGCGCTCGGACTATCTGTTCATCGGCGCCTTGCTCGACCCCACGGCCCTTGGCTGGTATGCCATGGCCAGCGCCGCCGCCGAGCTGTTGCTGATCATTCCCGAGGCCGTGACCACGCCCCTGATGAAGCGCCTGTTACAGCAAGGCAATGGCATCGAGCAGCTTACCGCCCTGGCCCTGCGCCTGACCGCCACGGTCATGCTCGGCGCTTGCCTTGCCATGGCGCTGATCGGCCAGTGGTTGATCGTGACCCTGTTCGGTGCGGCCTATGCCCCGGCCTACCAAGCACTGTTGGCCCTGCTGCCCGGGCTGTTGGGCCTGTGCTACGCCAGCATCCTGCGCCTGGACCTGCTGGGCAAGCAGCGGCCCGGCACCCTGTCGTTGATGCTGGGGGCCGGCGCGCTGCTGAACCTGGCCCTGAACGCGCTGCTGATCCCGCGGCTGGGCATCGTCGGTGCGGGCCTGGCTTCGTCCATCGCCTACCTGGCGGTAAGCCTGGCAATGCTCGCACTGTACTGTCGGCTCAGCGGTATTGCCTGGTACCGCACCCTGTTTCTGCTACCGGCAGACATCGTCTACCTGCGCCACTTGTTGCGCCCCAAGGAAAAGGCCTGATGAAACCCCGTTCCCTGTTCGCCCTGATGCTATTCGTGGCGCCGTCGCTGTACGCGGCCCCCATGCAGTGGGGCGATATCCGCGATGGCAGCCTGTACCTGCAGGCCGCTGCCGCCGACACCCTGCATCTGCGCTGGAGCCCCGCGTGGCAAAGCGACGCCAACCACGAGCAGTTGTATTTGCTGGCGCCTGACGGCCAGTTGCTGCAAGCGCTGGATATCCCCGCCAGCCAAGCCTATGGCCAGCAGGATATCCACCTGCCTGCGGCCCAGGGCGACTATCGCCTGCAAGTCCCGGGCTACAGCTTTCGCAATTTCAAGATCGGCCATGACAGCGCCACTCAAGCCCAGTTCGAGCCGGCCAAAGTGCATTTCAGCGCCGATGTCGCCGAAGGGGCCGAGCTGTATTTTCAGGTGGCCGCAGGGGAGCGAGCGGTGCTGGCTGGCAAGTATCACGGTGGTGTCAGCGTGTTGCAGGCCGTGCGCCTGAGCGATGGCTTGCAAGTGCGATTGAAGCTGGAGCGCCACGAACAGTACCCGCAATTCGACCAGGTCCCGTTGCCACCGGCCAGCCAGGATGAAGTCTGGCGCCTGTCAATGGGCGGCTCCGGCAAGGTCGGGTTCTGGCTCGATGGCACCGCCAACCTGTTCGCCCAGGACCTGCACCAATTGCATCCATTGCAGTGGACCCCGGGACAGGTGGAGCTGACGCTCAAGCCGCAGGCTCGGGGTCCCAGCCCGTACTTGGGTATCGCCCTGCCCTACGCCCAGCCGCCGCAGTCGACCTTCGAACTGCTACGGGCCCTGGGCGCCCGATCGGCCAACTTCTACAGCTTCGTCGATGTGATCAAGAGCGAACCGCTGCGGGAAATCGGCTTTCGTCGCCTGTATCGCGAAATGTTCGCCATCGATCACGACATCACCCTCCTGGCAGGTACCGGGCGCCGTCCGGTACTGGAGGCCGATCGCCAGACCCTTGCGGGGCTCGATGCCTGGCTGGCCGACAGCGCGCAGTTGGGCAACCGAGGCACGCACTACCTGGCCTTTGCCGACGAACCCAACCTGAACTACCCAAGCTATGCCGCGTTCGCCGCCTATTTCGGGCAGATGCTGGAGCACACCCGGGCCAATCCCGATACCCGCGCAGCCGGGGTACGTATTGCCATGCCAGCCAGCTCCAGGCTATTGGACGGGCCATTCCGGGTCGGTGCCGGGCAACGCCGGGGCATCGACTGGGCGCAGCGGCTGCTGCAAGAACATGGCGAGGATATCGATGCCCTGGCCTGGCACGAATGGATGGTGCGCGATCTGCTGGCCACCCGGCGCTACCGCGACAGCGTGCGCGCCGCTGCGCAATTGGTGGGGCTGGACGAGCACGGCCGGCCACGCAAGGCGCTGCTGTTGAGCCAGACCAATATTTCCAGCGGCCCGGACCTCAGCCCCTACCAGCAAGACACCCACTATGCGGCGCTGTGGTGGATGTCGGTAGTGGTCAACGCTTCGCAGGACGGCCTGCTGGACATGCTCAACTGGTTCCAGGCCGCCGACGAACCCGAGTATCCCAAGGGCATGCTGGCCCTGCGCGACGCCCAGCGCTTTGCCCTCAAGCCGGTGGCCAAGGCCCAGCAATTCATCCAGCAGCACTGGCTGGGCGAGGTCCAGGCGCTGGACAACCCGGCCTTCGAGGTGGACGCCCTGGCCCTGCGCGATGGCGCCCGTCACAGCTTGCTGGGAGTGGCCAAGACCCTACGGCCACACACCATCGAGCTGGCGGCGACGACCGATCTCTGCCAGTCCGGCCCTCGTCTGGAGTTGCTGGGGCCCGACGGCTACAGCCATGACGCACCGGTGCAGTGCCATGCCGGCCGTGCAGTGTTCCAACTGCCCGGCGAGACCCTGTTCGCCTTGACCTGGAAAACCCTATGAATCGCTTGACCGGCCTGCTGGCCAAGATTCGCCGCAAGGGCCTGCGCGGCAGCCTGCGCCTGCTGCGCGAACGTTTCTTCTACTACCACTGGGAGCTGTTGACCCTGGAGCGCCCCCTGGCGCTGCCGGTGCCCTGCCCCATCAGCCCCGAGCGCTGGCCCCAAGTGCGCATCACCCGGGAGCTGCTGCCGGCCTTCGACAAGTACTTCAAGGCGCAGCTACCGGCCATTCGCGGCCTGCTGGACAAGGGCAGTCGCGGCAGCGCCCACCTGGATCACGAAGGCAACGTGATGATGATGGTGTGGATCAGCGAGCGTGATTACTACGACGATCAGTTGTATCGCTGCTGGATGCGCATGCCGCCTGGCTGCCTGTACCA
It contains:
- a CDS encoding glycosyltransferase, giving the protein MAKILFWLCLLLPFYAWVGYPLLLGLLSLFVRPRPAMQGQPLSVSVIIAAHNEGPHIQHKLQTLLQQDYPATDLQIILASDGSSDETVAIALGLRDSRVLVLDLPRVGKAGALNAAVELARNDILVFTDADNQWSTDTLGKLLEPLADPQVGACGGHMIIPRPGHNLSLGDSLYRHYEAWLRQAENRTGCMVSADGALLALRRELFQRIPAEVNDDFFISTCAPVAGKRIVYVEQAQVLDQGVDEADKQYRRRLRVTVGGLQSLAQRRELMNPWRHGAYAIALISHKLIRRLAPVLLLPLLLSNLLLWDAGPFYSALLVAQLAGYGAGLLGLLDSRGRLPKVFRLAGFILVTLAGMSMGLWQFLRGQRYALWNPQQNR
- a CDS encoding O-antigen ligase family protein, with the translated sequence MIAAPFLGLLLGLAGLALLASPWPFLAPLVVVGMFGLALLYRRPAWGLLGICALVPFEGLFKDSAFSGAKLLGASLILIMLFKLLLRQIPETRLGSNLWRALGPFLLCLLLSLMYSENLAVSLDSLRELAVGLVLFFVTLLIAREINLLMLCRLLAVSVAITCVIALVSAKYQVGGRAIGLLQDANYFALLIAMAVPPAILLALRSPHWLERLFWVAISLTLMAGMTKTDSRSGLLVVLFTIAIGAWHYRDRLKRLRPKHLGFAMFAVAIVVPLGIAALPADYVARIKSLGMLKSGSHSADTSLGRRTSYLVVGSQMIRENPLLGSGLGTFPIHYAQTGFASSFSENLNEPDLYRRAHNTYLELFSELGIPGGLSFVALLLMGLRNFERSRQAFLARGAREQADLVTHLGLSLLALAVFLLFLSAPNHKYLWIFLALSSVLRREAEQA
- a CDS encoding polysaccharide biosynthesis/export family protein, with product MNKPRLSLLSLSLLLAALGGCADREPQHMPVQILSAPADQAQLTEVMPIEQVLRPQDVLDVIFHIGTTSQTRYLVQPGDQVDVTFISAPELGGNKLVLPDGSIDMPYIGNIQVAGLSAEQARQALQAQYAKVLKKPQITFSISHAMAQLDNLRTSLTNPATGLSREIVVGSDGRASFPLLGSLSLQGKSLSELQTLINQRYAKEVGAVSVDVLLKTTAANEVFVMGEVGQPGAYPVRRPISVLEALTLAKGAGPTARLDSVVILRRKGSEVEARVYDADAALDGKALQFAYLQPDDMLYVPKTRLAKAGALSKQLADVIMFQGVGFSFGYRVDNKESNNN
- a CDS encoding polysaccharide deacetylase family protein → MKVKLIFKRLLGSAYLHSVGRRRLSDCSVILMLHRVLADSTAASLPHRAPLCVGQAQFEHLLRWLRRHFDCVPLQQLLELPGGDRPRIALTFDDGWRDNAEVAHPLLERYEVPASIFLSTDFIGRSQGFWWESIGETLWQQPNASASQPLLDYLRMLQLPPPAALLQTAASVARSRVLGGYLQRLKQLDPVTLQALADSCPAGAAPHAMDWSQVKQLERSGLVSFGPHGASHGILTRLDPLALRSDLKRSHDALRKHCQAPLEIYCYPNGDHNLQVRSAVAELGYRYALGTQPGLIEAGDNPWLALPRIDVSHASAAHPGLLAWRLLKGARA
- a CDS encoding glycosyltransferase, translated to MQRISVIVPMYNEARHIERTLGSVLRAARAADMDCELIVVDNGSTDQGPQRARELGAQVLPCPGLSIGALRNRGAAVATGDCLAFLDADIEVPGNWLQLWQRNQAQAEVFALDCAAPASAPWFARAWQRRSLAAGGKARLLQWMPTPNLCLKREWFERVGGFDEQLRTGEDKDFGLRLNAAGARQLSLAQPQVLHWGFEASWSEWAAKERWRQGSHVQLLKSAGPSLRLLRFPLLCLACALFSLMAVLALLLGQGGGALLYLALAALAPLLLALRQGWRQRDPLFVLQLWLLHWVRLYLGASALIQGLFNRSVRRPDRG
- a CDS encoding glycosyltransferase family 4 protein, producing MAAQPIVHLIHSGGFYGAERMLLDHCLITPGEHRVVFIDAPLALLQRFAEAGVPSHNCRSLKELLAHLRQQPGLLNAHNFKAQVFAWACARRLQLPLVMTQHGFTPRSLKQKLYTWTSLRLCRSSHVRRVVCVAQSIARLHLQAGVAEAKLLVIPNGLPEPAPAIATGNQAPPLHDAPVRRDEQEPLVGFVGRLSGEKGPDLFLDALIGLCQQRPSLKAVLLGDGEQNAILRQRIEAAGLSLRILLPGYQSNMQPWLKRLNVLVISSRTEGTPMILLEAMQVGTPVAAFAVGGIPDVLQHRHNGLLATPLDSEELARCIGELLDDPIQARSLAEAARVTQRQHHHLPTLAKRWDELYRVARETTPV
- a CDS encoding lipopolysaccharide biosynthesis protein, whose translation is MRRGGYLWHLALSMGTRLAMIGLRLLRNILLARLLGPADRGLFALLSTLPDLIAALTSGGLNTAVGYDAARQRPMALLLTQVLVYGCLLASLLTLAALALINTLGSQWELSLQLGSLAWLLLLAVPITVLKSGLLTLHNADGRVEAFNALRLLESLVPLVLFVGLWWIWRDQPLSAALVSWLGGTLLVVVVGWCWLARFHDLRLRWQSGEQGRLLRYSAQSHPGVLAQQLMLRSDYLFIGALLDPTALGWYAMASAAAELLLIIPEAVTTPLMKRLLQQGNGIEQLTALALRLTATVMLGACLAMALIGQWLIVTLFGAAYAPAYQALLALLPGLLGLCYASILRLDLLGKQRPGTLSLMLGAGALLNLALNALLIPRLGIVGAGLASSIAYLAVSLAMLALYCRLSGIAWYRTLFLLPADIVYLRHLLRPKEKA
- a CDS encoding N-acetyltransferase; its protein translation is MNRLTGLLAKIRRKGLRGSLRLLRERFFYYHWELLTLERPLALPVPCPISPERWPQVRITRELLPAFDKYFKAQLPAIRGLLDKGSRGSAHLDHEGNVMMMVWISERDYYDDQLYRCWMRMPPGCLYQFAGECALPYRGSGVVILAQKMLWEEYRERGFKATRALVNVRNEAALKMHMRLGFQEVGESLHVYCLLRCLHLHRRRPYHQTRLHHLRRGRLAEQQAAASQIDKERT
- a CDS encoding GumC family protein, with the protein product MTKIENYLHEFLLVFFVNRRLIKRVFLGFALLALLLPLVLKQSFEITAEVIVQSKKLSQTDANTVLAPDADKFIPPSLADMETESNILRSPTLIRDTIDQLRREGQFSGSEGLLSKLVLKPIRSILVDPLRNYVINPARGFFGLAVDPVRDTSLDAFTDQAVKDLKIGTLPGSNVISIVYSSPSAAEGTRFVERLLANYLKSRQDLQSNELPEAFYEQKKAQYQSRLDDLEGKRQALLEAAHASDPKEEITFRLNAINTEEQSLNGYRDQALESQRRLDYLQKSLDAARKAGLTDYTFPFAFANTVDNVAYEDREIKHLGEQLTNLVSQYGTTADTYRADSVPMQQQREQIVRARAQFLKVVENRVRERSSELQITQSVIAQKTTRINDYKTRVRDLQEVLSKLRQLDTEIDALHKAFFTYTQRYEESRGERLISGELSNARVLSQPYEPSEAAFPKPMLIIPLGLLTGLLLAIALGYVYEFFDHRFKHPAQVSDHLGLPVLMVLNAVETPQLNPYPRWTWRWAWHWAKQ